In the genome of Physeter macrocephalus isolate SW-GA chromosome 20, ASM283717v5, whole genome shotgun sequence, one region contains:
- the GPR26 gene encoding G-protein coupled receptor 26 has translation MNSWDAGLAGLLAGTMGVSLLSNALVLLCLLHSADIRRQAPALFTLNLTCGNLLCTVVNMPLTLAGVVAQRQPAGDRLCRLAAFLDTFLAANSMLSMAALSIDRWVAVVFPLSYRAKMRLRDAALMVAYTWLHALAFPAAAVVLSWLGFHQLYASCTLCSRRPDERLRFAVFTGAFHALSFLLSFVVLCCTYCKVLKVARFHCRRIDVITMQTLVLLVDIHPSVRERCLEEQKRRRQRATKKISTFIGTFLVCFAPYVVTRLVELSSAVPISSHWGVLSKCLAYSKAASDPFVYSLLRRQYRKSCKEILNRVLHRRSLRSSGLTGDSHSQNILPASE, from the exons ATGAACTCGTGGGACGCGGGCCTGGCGGGGCTGCTGGCGGGCACGATGGGCGTCTCGCTGCTGTCCAACGCGCTGGTGCTGCTCTGCCTGCTGCACAGCGCCGACATCCGCCGCCAGGCGCCGGCGCTCTTCACCCTGAACCTCACGTGCGGCAACCTGCTGTGCACCGTGGTCAACATGCCGCTCACGCTGGCCGGCGTCGTGGCGCAGCGGCAGCCGGCCGGTGACCGCCTGTGCCGCCTGGCCGCCTTCCTCGACACCTTCCTGGCTGCCAACTCTATGCTCAGCATGGCCGCGCTCAGCATCGACCGCTGGGTGGCCGTGGTCTTCCCGCTGAGCTACCGCGCCAAGATGCGCCTCCGCGACGCCGCGCTCATGGTGGCCTACACGTGGCTGCACGCGCTCGCCTTCCCCGCCGCCGCGGTCGTCCTGTCCTGGCTCGGCTTCCACCAGCTGTACGCGTCCTGCACGCTGTGCAGCCGGAGGCCGGACGAGCGGCTGCGCTTCGCCGTCTTCACGGGGGCCTTCCACGCGCTCAGCTTCCTGCTCTCCTTCGTGGTGCTCTGCTGCACGTACTGCAAGGTGCTCAAGGTGGCCCGCTTCCACTGCAGACGCATCGACGTGATCACCATGCAGACGCTCGTGCTGCTCGTGGACATCCACCCCAG TGTGCGGGAACGCTGTCTAGAGGAACAGAAGAGGCGACGGCAACGCGCCACCAAGAAGATCAGCACCTTCATAGGCACCTTCCTCGTGTGCTTCGCGCCCTACGTGGTCACCAG GCTGGTGGAGCTGTCCTCCGCGGTGCCCATCAGCTCCCACTGGGGGGTGCTGTCCAAGTGCTTGGCCTACAGCAAGGCCGCATCTGACCCGTTCGTGTACTCCCTGCTGCGACGCCAGTACCGCAAGAGCTGCAAGGAGATTCTGAACAGGGTCCTCCACAGGCGTTCCCTCCGCTCCTCCGGCCTCACCGGTGACTCCCACAGCCAGAACATTCTGCCAGCCTCTGAGTGA